One genomic window of Cannabis sativa cultivar Pink pepper isolate KNU-18-1 chromosome 2, ASM2916894v1, whole genome shotgun sequence includes the following:
- the LOC115720130 gene encoding uncharacterized protein LOC115720130, producing the protein MNEVLEIPETSKVQRSLSFNGETEKKDDVGVEEKDGEGTKDKLEEDVDDVESVPSLNLSEDKVVVPTKVVVSDDSFEVMNFWGEDLPAIVKEEVEHTVKDDFDDATFERFKESGGKVIGLFTVKKGYSNQQYELFRYIFSSANDPSEVLAHFGKVEVERRFFKCMKPETDISNSVIDCFAQIMNF; encoded by the exons ATGAATGAAGTGTTGGAGATACCTGAGACGAGCAAAGTTCAGCGCTCGCTTTCGTTCAACGGGGAGACCGAGAAGAAGGATGACGTGGGTGTCGAGGAAAAGGATGGTGAAGGGACGAAGGATAAATTGGAAGAAGATGTTGATGATGTAGAGAGTGTCCCTTCACTTAATCTATCAGAAGACAAGGTCGTTGTTCCAACTAAGGTGGTTGTTTCTGATGATTCGTTTGAGGTTATGAACTTTTGGGGAGAAGATCTCCCCGCTATTGTAAAAGAGGAAGTTGAGCACACCGTGAaggatgattttgatgatgCTACGTTTGAAAGATTCAAAGAATCTGGAGGGAAGGTGATTGGTCTGTTCACTGTGAAGAAGGGTTACTCAAATCAACAGTACGAGTTGTTCCGTTACATTTTCTCTAGCGCCAATGATCCGAG TGAAGTGTTAGCCCATTTTGGGAAGGTTGAGGTCGAGCGGAGGTTTTTCAAATGCATGAAACCGGAGACCGATATATCAAACAGT GTCATTGATTGCTTTGCTCAAATCATGAATTTTTGA
- the LOC133034549 gene encoding protein FAR1-RELATED SEQUENCE 5-like, producing the protein MNDKHTYEWETIIAELNIIKPVNEIEIQDVLGKSLDKLEKWEAFYEMYAKWMGFGTRKDDVRRSHGVIVMRRWVCCSEGSKKIASPDTPRKKRPHDITRTGCQAALRILLTQPCNTWKCKKFRTIHNHELASSSEVQFSRSYRVVSDGLLAQVRSMNSVGIKTANIMSHVALQSGGYEKMPCQLRDVYNRVAEKGPNFFVVYQVDDENRLANLFWADGNSRVDYVAFGDVLGFDTTYMTNEYNKPLTVLLGVNHHFNTCIFGFALLLHEKLPSYSWLLQKFLECHGDKKPNVVVTDQDAAMKQAIVEHMPDVTHRLCAWHLNTNASKKVKDPIFLKTFKDLMYNYYEEEEFEARWLDVIQTQQLTDNEWCQTTFESRQQWAETYLRGSFVAGMRTTQRCESINSALKKFLEKNYCLREFVTTIDMTVSKLRHNETANDFKSRCTRPHPPNPTCLTTYYNQCVEFYTRTMYHKVAEQLDLENNYFVITQEQEGEWQIFTIGKFQHPDVQYRVHYCEGRQALHCSCLLYESQGYPCRHLWATMKILNMRRIPNSLLMKRWSKFAKINLHLHFNPPAQPQQHIYEMARFGSLSSLTYNFTFYAAKSEDSYNRAKEELERLTLMFKEEFDLNSNPEGETPQPGRYRSNPNIIKDPKL; encoded by the exons ATGAATGACAAACACACTTATGAATGGGAAACCATCATAGCAGAGCTAAACATCATAAAACCAGTGAATGAGATTGAAATACAGGACGTGCTAGGTAAGAGTCTCGACAAACTGGAAAAATGGGAAGCATTCTACGAAATGTACGCAAAATGGATGGGTTTCGGCACAAGGAAAGACGATGTACGACGTTCTCATGGGGTCATTGTAATGCGGAGGTGGGTTTGTTGTTCCGAGGGTTCGAAAAAAATCGCATCACCGGACACACCAAGAAAAAAAAGACCTCATGATATCACTAGAACCGGATGTCAGGCAGCATTGCGTATTTTACTCACACAACCGTGTAACACGTGGAAATGCAAAAAGTTCAGGACAATACACAATCACGAGCTGGCTTCATCGAGTGAGGTACAATTTTCGAGATCATATAGAGTTGTGTCCGATGGGTTGCTTGCCCAAGTTAGGTCGATGAACTCCGTAGGAATTAAAACTGCCAACATAATGTCTCatgttgctttgcaaagtggaggttacgagaaaatgccatgtcaaCTTCGAGATGTGTACAACAGGGTTGCTG AGAAGGGTCCTAATTTCTTCGTTGTCTATCAGGTTGACGACGAGAATCGCTTGGCTAACTTATTCTGGGCAGATGGAAACTCACGCGTGGACTATGTAGCTTTTGGGGATGTACTAGGATTTGACACAACCTACATGACAAATGAGTACAATAAGCCCCTCACTGTTCTCCTTGGCGTCAACCACCATTTCAACACATGCATCTTCGGATTTGCTCTCCTCCTCCACGAGAAGCTTCCATCATATTCTTGGCTACTTCAAAAATTTCTAGAATGCCATGGAGATAAGAAGCCAAATGTTGTAGTTACTGACCAAGATGCGGCCATGAAACAGGCTATCGTTGAACACATGCCCGATGTTACGCACCGTCTCTGCGCTTGGCATCTCAATACAAATGCTTCGAAAAAGGTTAAAGATCCGATCTTCTTAAAAACATTTAAGGATCTCATGTACAACTACTACGAGGAGGAAGAATTTGAAGCAAGATGGTTAGACGTCATCCAAACCCAACAACTAACAGATAATGAATGGTGTCAAACAACATTCGAGTCAAGACAACAATGGGCAGAAACTTATTTAAGGGGTTCATTCGTTGCAGGAATGAGAACCACACAACGTTGCGAATCCATCAACTCTGCTCTAAAAAAATTTTTAGAGAAGAATTATTGCTTGCGTGAATTTGTAACAACCATAGATATGACAGTCTCAAAGCTCAGACACAACGAGACTGCAAATGACTTCAAAAGCAGATGCACTCGACCTCACCCACCTAATCCTACATGCTTGACCACTTACTACAACCAATGTGTTGAATTCTACACAAGAACTATGTACCACAAGGTTGCTGAGCAGCTTGATTTAGAGAATAACTATTTTGTCATAACTCAAGAGCAAGAAGGAGAGTGGCAGATATTCACCATTGGAAAGTTTCAGCATCCGGACGTCCAATACCGAGTTCATTACTGTGAAGGCCGACAAGCACTACACTGTAGTTGCTTGCTCTATGAAAGTCAAGGGTACCCTTGTAGACATTTATGGGCtacaatgaaaatattaaacatgAGAAGAATACCTAATTCTCTTCTCATGAAGCGATGGAGCAAATTCGCAAAGAtaaatctccacctacatttTAACCCGCCAGCACAACCACAACAGCACATTTACGAGATGGCTAGGTTTGGATCTCTCAGTTCACTGACTTATAACTTCACTTTCTATGCAGCAAAATCAGAGGACTCGTACAACCGTGCAAAGGAAGAGCTTGAACGGCTAACTCTAATGTTCAAGGAAGAATTTGACTTGAATTCCAATCCGGAAGGAGAGACGCCACAACCTGGAAGATATCGTAGCAACCCCAACATTATTAAAGACCCGAAGTTGTGA